The following DNA comes from Thermodesulfobacteriota bacterium.
CGGAACCAGGCCTTTATCGTCGGCCAGGGGATGATGACGCCGGGTCTGACTGTACCGCTGGATGATGATTTTCTCATCGGCTTCCAGAAAGAGAATTTCCAACTGATACTGTTTGCTTTTCAGCTCCGCGAACACGGTCGGACAGGATGTCAGAAAGTCTTTTTCCCGCAGGTCCATGACAAAAGCAAGGCCCTGGACGCCTCCCGTGGCCTCCACCGGTATCTCCAGAAACTTGGGAAGCAGGGTAACCGGCATGTTGTCGACACAGTAGAAACCGGCGTCTTCAAAGGCCGCCAGAACTGTACTCTTGCCGGAACCGGACAGCCCGGTGATGATTTTTATGTCAAGACGCTGCATAAGTTATTCCGAGCAAGGTTCCGGCGTAAGACCACGGCGGTTATCGTCCGCCTCAGGCGGCGGAGTTGGCGGGAAAGGCGGCCATGAACGGTTCGCGTCAGTTGGCCTCGTCGAATTCCTCCACGATGTCGCAGATCGCGTCGGCGCTCGGCGCGTCCTGCAGGCGCTGCTTGAAGATATCATTTTTAAGCAGCTTGGATATGCGCGACAGCAGCATCAGGTGAAGGTCCGTGGCGCCTTCCGGGGTGAACAGCAGAAAAAAGATGTGGACCGGTTTCCCGTCCATGGCCTCAAACGAGACGCCCTTCTGGCTGATGCCCATGCACAGGATTTCCGCCGGCAGGTTCTGCAGTTTACCGTGGGGAATGGCGATACCGCCGCCGATGCCGGTAGTCCCGAGGCGCTCCCTCTCCATAAGCATCCGGACCAGCTGGCTGTGCTCGATTTTTGAGATGGCCGCAACCGGAACGGTCAACTCTTCCAGAACGCCCTTCTTGTCGGTTGCCTTGAGCCCTAAAATAACGGCTTCTTTTCTTAATACGTCAATTAATTTCATGCTGGACCGCCTTGCCTGTCAATGGCATCTGCCTGAAAAAGACACGCGTCTTCCCGAAAGATGTCAGAATACGATCGTTTTATTCGGTGCTTTTGGGTGAACGCCTGGCACCGGATCGATGATGGTCTTTAATCTTCTGTTTGTTCTTCTTGATCTGTTTTTCGAGCTTATCCACAACCAGGTCGACGGCGGAATGAATGTCTTCGGTCTCTTCCTTGCCGTTGATGACCAGCCGGTCTCCGGACAGGCTGACTTCCACAATGCTTCTGAATTTTTCCGTCGAGAGGATGACGTTGGCCTCGGCCGGGCCGTTAAAGAACTTGTCGAACTTGGACAGTTTTTCCTGAACAAAGGACTTGAGGCGTTCCGAGGGCTCGATGTTTTTAAAGGTAACGGATACCTGCATATGACCTCCTAAAATTGTTTTCGTTTGGTTGACGGTAAAATAGCCATAACCTCTCTGTACTTGGTAACGGTTCGCCGGGCGATGTCAATGCCGGACTGTTTCAGCATAGCGGCGATTTTATCGTCGCTGTAAGGTTTTTTCGTGTTTTCGGATTTGATGATTTGCCGGATTTGCTCCTGAACGCTGGCCGAGGCCATTGATTCCCCTTCAAGCCGGTTAATCGAACTGTTGAAAAAGTATTTCAGCTCAAACACCCCCTGGGGGGTATGCGCGTATTTGTTGGTCGTGACGCGGCTAATGGTCGATTCATGCATGCCGATATCATCCGCCACGTCCCGGAGAATCATCGGTTTTAAATGGGCGATGCCGTAATCGAAGAAATCCCGCTGGAATTTTAAAATGCTCTGCATCACGTTATAGATGGTTTTGCGTCGCTGTTGAATACTCTTTATCAGCCAGGAAGCGGAACGGATGCGCTCCCGCAGATATTCCTTGGCCTCCCTGGGCGTCCCCGAATTCCGCTGAACCGCTTTCCGGTAATAGGGATTGATATTCAGCCGGGGCAGATCGTCATCATTGAGCACGATGACAAAATCATTTTCGTGTTTGTATACGTAAATGTCCGGAATGATGTACCGGGGTTCATCTTCCCTGAACTGGCGGCCGGGCCGCGGCTCCAGATTCCGGATGACGCTGATGGCGGCCAGGGCTTCTTCCAGCCGGATTTTCAGCGCCCGGGTGATGGCCTTGTAGTTTTTGTTTTCCAGATCCTTCAAGTGGTGGGTGATGATGTCCCGGATGACGGGGTTGCTGATGCCGAGTTGATTCAACTGGATCATCAGGCACTCGGCCAGATTGGCCGCTCCGACTCCCGGCGGATCGAAGGTTTTAATGACCGTCAGCACCC
Coding sequences within:
- a CDS encoding PTS sugar transporter subunit IIA: MKLIDVLRKEAVILGLKATDKKGVLEELTVPVAAISKIEHSQLVRMLMERERLGTTGIGGGIAIPHGKLQNLPAEILCMGISQKGVSFEAMDGKPVHIFFLLFTPEGATDLHLMLLSRISKLLKNDIFKQRLQDAPSADAICDIVEEFDEAN
- the raiA gene encoding ribosome-associated translation inhibitor RaiA — protein: MQVSVTFKNIEPSERLKSFVQEKLSKFDKFFNGPAEANVILSTEKFRSIVEVSLSGDRLVINGKEETEDIHSAVDLVVDKLEKQIKKNKQKIKDHHRSGARRSPKSTE
- the rpoN gene encoding RNA polymerase factor sigma-54; protein product: MVLDLRQRLGLTQQLVMTPQLQMAIRLLQLNRLELVDAIQQELAENPALEESPAETDGEEQAEAEAEKTNESSAEKEVSIEDKITDQVEWENYLNEYNSYGSAQFESEEKEKPQFESFTASPRTLKDHLLWQFLMTRPGEEEERIASLIIGNINEDGYLEAGIEEIALAVPAAPEKVSGVLTVIKTFDPPGVGAANLAECLMIQLNQLGISNPVIRDIITHHLKDLENKNYKAITRALKIRLEEALAAISVIRNLEPRPGRQFREDEPRYIIPDIYVYKHENDFVIVLNDDDLPRLNINPYYRKAVQRNSGTPREAKEYLRERIRSASWLIKSIQQRRKTIYNVMQSILKFQRDFFDYGIAHLKPMILRDVADDIGMHESTISRVTTNKYAHTPQGVFELKYFFNSSINRLEGESMASASVQEQIRQIIKSENTKKPYSDDKIAAMLKQSGIDIARRTVTKYREVMAILPSTKRKQF